A segment of the Scomber japonicus isolate fScoJap1 chromosome 5, fScoJap1.pri, whole genome shotgun sequence genome:
CTTAAAAACAGAATTGATTGGGTCAGCTGAACACCTTCATAACAATTGGCAACTGCTTCATCTTTTAAATGACAAGAAGGCAAAGACTAAGCAGCACTTGTGATGTCACATGTAATTATCTTGTAACAGGTGCTGGATAAGTATGATGGAAATGACTGGTTGGGAACCCGATACCGCAGCACCCAGACGGTGCCGGGGGAGTGGCCTGTGTCCTACCATGGGACCTCAAAGAAAGGAGCTGAAGGGATCATCTCAGGATACTACAAGGTCTGTTTACACATCCATCATGATCAGGGTTAATGTGGCAAAATGTAGCACACTCTTTCACTGCTTATACATTGTTTTGGATTAATATGCCCTGGTTTTTGAGACAgtttttattactgttattagcGCAATATGCTGACAATAACCACTAGGGGGAACCCTCCGTAACCTACACATTGTTACCTGGTCTTTATTTAAGCAGGTGGTGATTTTACCAATCTTAAGttgaaaacatgtcaaatgaCACCAATGATACCCCTCTATAAcaaatgatattattatagaggGGTCTGTTCTTATTCTGTTTGTAAGCATGAAGAATTAAGAGTAAATGGGTAATTAGTGGTAAAGATGGATAGTAatgatattaattaatatttcagTCTAAACTAAAACTGTACACTTTAAACTACGGGTGTTGTGATATATGCTACCGATATTAATGATAACAATTGTTCATCATGTTAATAATGTACATACGATAATATTGTGCAAATAACCGTCTTAAATAATttctatttccttccttttatcttttttctcacccccaacacacacacacacacacacacacacacacgcgaaAATCTGATATGAATGACTCACTGTATTTGACTCAAGTAACTTTACACAATACACTATAGGCTACCACTTAGAGATATCTTTGTAATATGTTAGAATTACTGTACTTCTGCAAACAACCATGTTAAAGATATTATCAGTTTGTTCAAAGCTGATAAATTCTCATTCTTGTGTTTAACAGCCGGGGGCGGGTCAGACATATGGCAGGGGGATTTACTCGACCCCGTACATCGATGAGGCAGTCTACTACACCAAAACATTCACTTCCAACAGTACGGGCAAGACGTACCAAGTGGTTCTGCAGAATCGAATCAATGCCGActatagagagagacacaacaaCGACAAGTACTGGCTGGTCCCCATCTCAGCAGGAACATCACCTGCAGATGAGCAGGACATCGTAGAAAGGTCCATCCGTCCTTATGGTCTCCTGCTGAGAGAGGTCTAACAGAGCAACGAGGGTCACACGATTACCAAAAAAAGGGAATTATAATAGCCAGAGGATGTGATGTGTCTATTGAATATCTATGTAAACCATTCACTGATGTTGTCAAATGTAATGAATCAATATATTTGCACGTAAAGATGAATATGACATACAATATATATGCGGATGGGAGAGATTGGAGACCCACTGTAacaaatggcgcttttccactacacagcactactcggctcgactcgactcggttccagaaacgaccttttccattacaaaaaggtacctaggctactcaacgtgggcggggttgtcataccacggctccgcgaaactgccgtgactttgttttatacgcctCCACACTGAATGAATGGTTTAGGGACAAACCTGGAGAAGCAGCGTTTAGTTTTTATGCTCCACATATCTGGGACAACTCCCAGAAGACTGCACGTCTGCTCCAACTctgttcttttaaaatcatgaatgaAGACTCTTCTGTTTGCCactgctttttattaaatccaAATCTCACACTTTACTGTAGCTAACTTTTTATCCTCTGGTTTTTATCTATCTTActctattttatctttattttcaatttgacacttttaatcacatttaaatgtctttattttgtcatgcgtttcttttatatcctaccttgatgcattttatttaagttCTTTGAATCCCCtggttgttgaaatgtgctatacaaataaatttgCCTTGTCTTGCATTGCGCCACTGCCTCAGATCCATTTCTAAAAGAAGCCATATTACAATAATACCACTAATAGGTTTACATTAATTTGATTTCAGTATCTCTCCAGTCCACATCAACGAAAAAAGGCTGGGTAAATGTTTACAGACATATCATGTTCAGTgttggaaagtaactaagtacatttattcaagtacTGCGCTTACATACAATTATGAgggactaaccctaacccttctcctCCACTGCATTTATATGACAGCTTTAATTACTGTTCAAATGAAGATGTGACACAACGGATAATATatcaagcttttaaaatgcaacacattgttaaagattaaaccagtggtttccaacctttttgtctgtTGAAAATTGTGAGTTCATAATGAAAGCATGTTTTGCAAATTGTAGATTTTAGGACAGGTAAGGTTGTTAAGAGTTTGAAATTGTACAAATATGATGTAGGaccacagtggggaaatttaaagcattacagcaacaaaaacaccTTCAGTATATGTGAGTTTTACAAGACAACAGTTATTCTGCTGAGGCCGGTTTGACGTACATGTGcataaacagaatatttaggAAATTTGGGAACAACATTATGTATGTTGGGATAAATATATGACTTTCATCATGTGAGAAGAACATTTTGCAGAATAGCTCAGAGCTTCTTCCGACAAGCACAATACTGGACATTTGTGTTGAGGGATTATAACACACGATGAATTTTGtactaaaaacattaaaactttgGATGACACCCAAGCTGGGTTAACGCTTGGCACTAGAGTTTAAAGGTTGGGTAACCTGTATGCACCACATCAGcattctttggttttattgtgtatatttattgtgtatatcctgttacttatttattttttgtgtgttttattacccATTGTAGAGCACTTTCTGGGTCACATTGCTTAACCTGATGCCACTGCGACCCAGCCTCGGATAAGTGGCCGGGTaaaatggatagatggaggTGTGACTTACTCATGTTGTATTTTGCAGCGTGCATGTtgaaaatgtggtgaaagaggCCATTGTTCttgtttcttctttgtgttgttggacttatattttattt
Coding sequences within it:
- the LOC128358581 gene encoding uncharacterized protein LOC128358581, which produces MDRDVAFEALCALCNSCVTSFQRQGLQFHGGAASVCWQMCVKAFICTVLDADETCQVSRSNFARLQSVLQGYGLTAGHAQDAAVRAPTERDIIIDEDEFFDPQFDYDFRSLTDNETYYRGGEVYERPYGWYRFALKVLDKYDGNDWLGTRYRSTQTVPGEWPVSYHGTSKKGAEGIISGYYKPGAGQTYGRGIYSTPYIDEAVYYTKTFTSNSTGKTYQVVLQNRINADYRERHNNDKYWLVPISAGTSPADEQDIVERSIRPYGLLLREV